Proteins encoded in a region of the Armatimonadota bacterium genome:
- the prmC gene encoding peptide chain release factor N(5)-glutamine methyltransferase has protein sequence MTLQEWLSEAERRLAASGIESARFEAQLLAAHALGKNRSWVLAHPETSLEAEALDSLLGRRERREPLAYIIGFREFFGRDFEVSPAVLIPRQETEVLVEACLRLTSEAHEIRVLDIGTGSGCIAITLQLERPDWKVWAADISQEALAIAQQNAKRLGTGSVQFVQSDLFGRFERLKFDLIVSNPPYVAHGESLMPEVGLHEPREALFAGPTGVEVYARMAAEAPDHLNSRGRLIVEIGVGQELRVQGLFQEAGWRLVEATRDLSGIVRVLAFELQN, from the coding sequence ATGACCCTCCAGGAGTGGCTGAGCGAGGCCGAGCGCCGCCTCGCGGCGAGCGGTATCGAATCGGCGCGATTCGAGGCCCAACTCCTGGCCGCGCACGCTCTGGGCAAAAACCGCTCTTGGGTGCTCGCCCACCCTGAAACTTCGCTTGAAGCGGAAGCTCTCGACAGCCTCTTGGGCAGGCGTGAAAGACGCGAGCCGCTCGCCTACATCATCGGGTTTCGCGAGTTCTTTGGGCGTGATTTTGAGGTCTCGCCCGCCGTCCTGATCCCGCGCCAGGAGACCGAGGTACTCGTCGAAGCATGCCTGCGGTTGACTTCCGAAGCGCACGAAATCCGGGTTCTGGACATCGGCACGGGCAGCGGCTGCATCGCGATCACCCTCCAGCTCGAACGGCCCGACTGGAAGGTCTGGGCAGCCGACATCTCTCAAGAGGCGCTCGCGATCGCTCAGCAAAACGCGAAGCGACTCGGAACGGGCAGCGTGCAGTTCGTCCAATCCGACCTCTTCGGGAGGTTCGAGAGGCTGAAATTCGACCTCATCGTCTCCAACCCGCCCTATGTCGCCCACGGGGAGTCTTTGATGCCAGAGGTCGGCCTGCACGAGCCAAGAGAGGCCCTTTTCGCCGGGCCCACGGGTGTCGAGGTGTACGCGCGGATGGCGGCCGAGGCGCCGGACCATTTGAACTCCCGTGGCCGGCTGATCGTCGAGATCGGGGTTGGCCAGGAACTGAGAGTTCAAGGCCTCTTTCAAGAGGCGGGCTGGCGGCTCGTCGAGGCGACCAGAGACCTCTCCGGCATTGTCCGAGTGCTCGCGTTTGAGCTGCAAAACTGA
- a CDS encoding alanine--tRNA ligase encodes MTARELREKYLAFFESKGHQVYPSASLVPYDATGRLDESLMFTGAGMVQFKPFFRGVAQPPSKCLTDVQKCLRTTDIEEVGDPTHLTFFEMLGNFSFGDYFKKDAIAYSWEFLTSPQWLGLDPKRLSFTVFEEDDEAYGFWAEHLRAAGIDPETRIFRLGEETNYWPAGAFSKGPPGPCGPNSEMFYWTPNDEDPPSTSSSGITSPLAGEVGERSEPGEEGSTMTEPPPTTPSSSRSAPRGGGYSREDYLRDEKAGKWLEIWNDVFIQYEWKGRLKNPERPSDGWVKEGMDPLPFQSVDTGMGLERTITVLNGTKSVYDNDLFEPVFRAIRSEVRGPRSGAGTERDVSGLASAERIIADHLRAACFCIADGILPSNTGRGYVLRRLIRRAVLKGQRVLGIEEPFLHNVYEGVAEALGGHYTELAERREMIVETLRNEEGLFRRTLKEGFGVFLETLTDHVIPEIAKRLHEETGTRHVLFNPLEQAVFQTQSLKPWTLQLHSMVAFPGRFAFQLYDTYGFPLEVTQELCQEAGIEVDLEGFEAAMKEAQERSKAAHSGDTVYGGVTVRIDLYALHDHLEVSDGSDPSDKSDVTDRTGKAIGPTPTLFTGYQETTTQARIVGALPFVDEEPTPGARLVIALDRTPFYAESGGQVSDTGTIEGSTFKLKVVDLIKQDGVIVHLVEVLEGQDFDLSGKTPEEAKGYLQGLLYGQPVIARVDAPRRRDIARNHTATHLLHAALRSVLGKHVTQAGSLVSPEHLRFDFTHGKAMTAEELALVERMVNDQILQADAVNIHMDVPIAEAKAKGAMALFGEKYGDKVRVVEISGSLPPPAPPSFSQSENKGVAGAIARLQEQLREEKKRVERLRAQGTDSQQAATLDVKGVELAIQKLDDGDMKEATAVADRLADAQPNRVVVVALAADGKVSLAVKVGAEAQAKGAHAGNLVRELAKRVGGGGGGRPDFATAGGKDVAALEGALRDASGLLAAQL; translated from the coding sequence ATGACGGCGCGTGAACTGAGAGAGAAGTACCTAGCGTTTTTTGAGTCGAAGGGCCACCAGGTCTACCCTTCGGCCTCCTTGGTGCCGTATGACGCCACCGGGCGGCTCGACGAGTCGCTGATGTTCACCGGCGCCGGCATGGTGCAGTTCAAGCCGTTCTTTCGTGGTGTGGCGCAGCCACCCAGCAAGTGCCTGACCGACGTGCAGAAGTGCCTCAGGACGACCGACATCGAAGAGGTCGGCGACCCGACGCACCTGACCTTCTTCGAGATGCTCGGCAACTTCAGCTTTGGCGACTACTTCAAGAAGGACGCCATTGCCTATAGCTGGGAGTTCTTGACGTCGCCGCAGTGGCTAGGTTTGGATCCTAAGCGGCTTTCGTTCACCGTGTTTGAGGAGGACGACGAGGCCTATGGCTTCTGGGCGGAGCACCTGAGGGCGGCGGGCATCGACCCCGAGACGCGGATATTCCGGCTGGGAGAGGAAACCAACTACTGGCCCGCGGGCGCCTTTTCCAAGGGACCTCCTGGCCCCTGCGGCCCGAATTCGGAGATGTTCTACTGGACTCCGAACGACGAGGACCCGCCCTCGACATCCTCATCAGGAATCACCTCTCCCCTCGCGGGAGAGGTCGGTGAGCGCAGCGAACCGGGTGAGGAGGGATCGACAATGACGGAACCGCCACCCACAACCCCCTCCTCCTCTCGCTCCGCTCCAAGAGGAGGGGGCTATTCCCGAGAGGATTATCTCCGCGACGAGAAGGCCGGCAAGTGGCTGGAGATCTGGAACGACGTGTTCATCCAGTACGAATGGAAGGGCCGGCTGAAGAATCCGGAGCGGCCCTCGGACGGATGGGTGAAGGAGGGAATGGACCCGCTGCCGTTCCAATCGGTAGACACGGGCATGGGCCTTGAGCGCACGATCACTGTCCTGAACGGCACGAAGTCGGTGTATGACAACGACCTCTTTGAGCCGGTGTTTAGGGCGATCAGGTCCGAGGTTCGAGGTCCGAGGTCTGGCGCCGGAACGGAGCGAGACGTCTCGGGACTTGCTTCTGCCGAGCGCATCATCGCCGACCACCTGCGGGCGGCGTGCTTCTGCATCGCCGACGGCATCCTGCCCTCGAATACGGGCCGCGGGTATGTGCTGCGGCGGCTGATCCGGCGGGCGGTGCTGAAGGGGCAGCGGGTGCTGGGGATCGAAGAGCCGTTCCTGCACAATGTGTATGAGGGTGTGGCGGAGGCGCTGGGCGGGCATTACACGGAGCTGGCCGAACGGCGCGAGATGATCGTCGAGACGCTGAGGAATGAGGAGGGGCTGTTTAGGAGAACACTGAAGGAAGGCTTTGGGGTCTTTCTCGAGACCCTGACTGACCATGTAATTCCAGAGATCGCAAAGCGCTTGCACGAAGAAACTGGGACGCGGCATGTGCTTTTCAACCCTCTTGAGCAAGCCGTTTTTCAAACGCAATCCCTCAAGCCGTGGACACTGCAGCTTCATTCAATGGTAGCGTTTCCGGGCCGCTTCGCCTTCCAGCTCTATGACACCTACGGTTTTCCCCTCGAAGTCACCCAAGAGCTCTGCCAAGAAGCCGGGATTGAGGTGGACCTCGAAGGCTTTGAGGCCGCCATGAAAGAGGCGCAGGAGCGCTCGAAGGCCGCGCACTCGGGCGACACGGTGTATGGCGGCGTGACGGTACGCATCGACCTGTACGCGCTTCACGATCACTTGGAAGTGTCGGACGGGTCAGACCCGTCAGACAAGTCCGACGTGACAGACAGAACAGGGAAAGCCATAGGCCCAACACCCACCCTCTTCACCGGCTACCAGGAGACCACCACCCAGGCCAGGATTGTGGGCGCTCTGCCTTTCGTCGATGAGGAACCGACGCCTGGTGCTCGGCTGGTCATCGCCCTCGACCGCACTCCGTTCTATGCCGAATCCGGGGGCCAGGTCTCCGACACCGGGACCATCGAGGGGAGCACTTTCAAGCTCAAAGTGGTGGACCTCATCAAACAGGACGGCGTGATCGTCCACCTCGTCGAGGTGCTTGAGGGCCAGGACTTCGACCTCTCCGGAAAGACCCCCGAGGAAGCCAAGGGCTACCTTCAGGGACTCCTATATGGTCAGCCCGTGATCGCCCGCGTGGACGCCCCACGACGACGCGACATCGCCCGGAACCACACCGCGACCCACCTGCTCCACGCGGCGCTTCGCAGCGTTCTCGGCAAGCATGTGACCCAGGCGGGGTCGCTGGTCAGTCCCGAGCACCTTCGGTTCGACTTCACCCACGGCAAGGCGATGACGGCGGAGGAGCTGGCCCTTGTCGAGCGGATGGTGAACGACCAGATCCTTCAGGCCGACGCGGTAAACATCCACATGGACGTGCCCATCGCGGAAGCCAAGGCGAAGGGCGCTATGGCGCTGTTCGGGGAAAAGTACGGCGACAAGGTGCGCGTCGTGGAGATCTCGGGGAGTCTCCCTCCCCCTGCCCCTCCCTCATTTTCGCAAAGCGAAAACAAGGGAGTGGCGGGCGCCATCGCGCGGCTACAAGAGCAGCTCCGAGAAGAGAAGAAGCGCGTGGAGCGCCTGCGCGCTCAAGGGACGGACAGCCAGCAGGCCGCGACGCTCGACGTGAAAGGCGTCGAATTGGCCATTCAAAAACTGGATGACGGCGACATGAAGGAAGCGACGGCGGTGGCTGACCGATTGGCCGACGCGCAACCCAACCGCGTTGTTGTAGTGGCGTTGGCGGCAGATGGCAAGGTGAGTCTGGCCGTCAAGGTCGGCGCAGAGGCCCAGGCCAAGGGCGCGCACGCGGGCAACCTGGTGCGCGAGTTGGCGAAGCGGGTGGGCGGCGGAGGGGGCGGACGTCCGGACTTCGCGACCGCCGGCGGGAAGGACGTGGCGGCCCTCGAGGGGGCACTGAGGGATGCGTCAGGGCTGTTGGCGGCTCAGCTCTAG
- a CDS encoding discoidin domain-containing protein gives MITGLLLSLALMPQETSNLTLSRGCGVPGLSTRYWAVEDTVLSSRAPNRNLGGALFLEPDDRANLLIRFGDLNRAIGHRKVRSASLRLTLGGTGMPILRRVSRVLASWGEGPIVTSVAIFQPAAAEKSEAEAFGSATWSMRHLGVPGAKWQMGGAAGRSDASPIADAKLSPGGSGQVLIEGLGEAIQYQLDRPAENFGFLLEFDGPTQFFSSQSNSDRPALELVLENAPRKLGPDLSVQLITQSPSYERFAKPESATAQQDGVSVDVPRSIANLAAQHWPKDDEPVTYTATIRNIGSAPVSRFSVRWSALGVPGSESETQKSLAPGEATAVTLTRPYRMAPFDHRVRTVACQVSTPDDVDLGNNCLTIPENGLSLGFVVAESFAKSFGGPDAPMGLACVEDWVQAHAQFLNESAFPQSRFSFARTGIREAVRVQEIEIVSDSQFDSAHLAMRNNLKLDGAIGIGPADRVDARDVDRAVLKRIGASVGLVPDLTAFPNSGVTPGWLAAMGPDGPLVRGTKDLYPGLMGYGDTRNEALLSDKLVLPYDPVQDPLIAFVTMEVTDLFCATDAAALNAMLGQRRGEGSTWLHKAPSLMFISSRSLSDEPVAPAKLDFFQLAGGKVSDQTPAFSTQVDASGLALLPKRATGLAEGAKSPGGQSLSASPFGRIALDGGNAMFLVRATKDGSVGYGILKLWQVLDCVSRNPVAPVVLPIRFDMGTQAADLGVELAKGKIITDSGGSLPARLSAALDGDPSTSTQLTGKKDAWIEIDLGRDRLIAEIGITARGDFWRSFEISGYATGQTPSEGEVFARELDFRWSSENRGMGGGSGVQTVPYRFKTRRARYLRIRCQKETELCALYEVRVHPPKAP, from the coding sequence ATGATCACCGGACTGCTGCTCAGCCTTGCCCTGATGCCCCAAGAGACCTCGAACTTGACGTTGTCTCGGGGCTGCGGCGTGCCTGGGCTCAGCACGCGGTATTGGGCCGTGGAGGACACGGTGCTCTCTTCCAGAGCCCCCAATCGAAACCTGGGCGGAGCGCTCTTCTTGGAGCCGGATGACCGCGCAAACCTCCTGATCCGGTTTGGCGATCTGAACCGAGCCATCGGCCATCGGAAAGTGCGCTCGGCTTCACTTCGACTGACGTTGGGAGGCACGGGAATGCCGATCTTGCGGCGGGTCTCCAGGGTGCTGGCGTCTTGGGGAGAGGGCCCGATCGTGACCTCCGTGGCGATCTTTCAGCCTGCGGCGGCCGAGAAGTCGGAAGCGGAGGCTTTTGGCTCCGCGACTTGGTCCATGCGCCATCTTGGGGTGCCAGGGGCGAAATGGCAGATGGGTGGAGCTGCAGGAAGGTCGGACGCCTCTCCCATCGCCGACGCGAAGCTCTCGCCAGGCGGTAGCGGCCAGGTGCTCATCGAGGGGCTCGGCGAGGCAATCCAGTACCAACTCGATCGTCCCGCCGAGAACTTCGGGTTCCTTCTGGAATTCGACGGCCCGACGCAGTTCTTTTCCAGCCAGTCCAATTCCGATCGCCCGGCCCTCGAACTGGTTCTTGAGAATGCCCCGAGAAAGCTGGGGCCCGACCTGAGCGTTCAACTGATCACCCAGTCACCCTCGTATGAGCGGTTCGCCAAACCGGAGAGCGCCACCGCCCAACAGGACGGGGTCAGCGTGGATGTGCCGCGCTCCATCGCGAATTTGGCGGCGCAGCACTGGCCCAAAGATGATGAGCCAGTCACCTACACCGCCACGATCCGAAACATCGGCTCGGCGCCGGTCTCGCGGTTCTCGGTGCGCTGGTCAGCGCTCGGCGTCCCGGGCTCTGAATCGGAAACGCAGAAGAGCCTCGCGCCCGGAGAGGCAACGGCCGTCACGCTCACGAGGCCCTACCGAATGGCGCCGTTTGACCACCGTGTGAGGACGGTTGCCTGCCAAGTTTCCACCCCCGATGACGTCGACCTTGGCAACAATTGCCTGACGATCCCTGAGAACGGGCTCAGCCTGGGGTTCGTGGTGGCCGAGAGCTTTGCGAAGTCCTTTGGCGGTCCCGATGCGCCGATGGGTTTGGCTTGCGTGGAGGACTGGGTCCAGGCGCATGCGCAGTTCCTGAATGAGTCCGCGTTTCCCCAGAGCCGCTTTTCGTTTGCGCGTACGGGAATCAGGGAGGCTGTCCGTGTGCAGGAAATTGAGATCGTCTCCGACTCCCAGTTTGACTCGGCCCATTTGGCCATGCGGAACAACCTGAAGCTCGATGGCGCCATTGGAATCGGCCCTGCGGATCGGGTCGATGCCCGCGACGTGGACCGAGCAGTGCTCAAAAGGATCGGCGCTTCGGTGGGGCTGGTTCCCGATCTGACGGCGTTTCCCAACAGCGGCGTCACCCCTGGATGGCTTGCGGCGATGGGGCCGGACGGGCCGCTCGTTCGGGGAACGAAGGACCTTTATCCCGGGCTGATGGGCTACGGCGACACCCGCAACGAGGCGCTGCTCTCCGACAAGTTGGTGTTGCCCTACGACCCGGTCCAAGATCCCCTGATCGCCTTCGTGACGATGGAGGTAACGGACCTTTTTTGCGCCACTGACGCCGCAGCTTTGAATGCCATGCTTGGCCAGCGAAGGGGTGAGGGATCGACCTGGCTCCACAAGGCGCCCAGCCTGATGTTCATCTCATCGCGGAGCCTCTCCGATGAACCGGTGGCTCCGGCAAAGCTCGACTTCTTCCAGTTGGCCGGGGGCAAGGTGTCTGACCAGACTCCCGCTTTTTCAACTCAGGTGGATGCCAGCGGCCTCGCCCTCCTTCCCAAGCGCGCTACCGGCCTTGCGGAGGGCGCCAAGTCTCCGGGTGGGCAGTCGCTGAGCGCGTCTCCCTTTGGCAGGATTGCGCTCGACGGGGGCAATGCGATGTTTCTGGTGCGCGCCACCAAGGACGGCAGCGTCGGGTACGGGATTCTCAAGCTCTGGCAGGTGCTGGATTGCGTGTCCAGAAATCCCGTCGCGCCGGTGGTACTGCCGATCCGGTTCGACATGGGCACCCAGGCGGCCGACCTTGGGGTCGAGCTTGCTAAAGGAAAGATCATCACCGATTCCGGCGGATCGTTGCCTGCCAGACTTTCCGCGGCGCTCGATGGGGATCCCTCGACCTCCACGCAGCTTACGGGCAAGAAGGACGCCTGGATTGAGATCGACCTGGGGCGGGACCGCCTGATCGCGGAGATTGGCATCACGGCTAGGGGAGACTTCTGGAGGTCGTTCGAGATCTCCGGCTATGCCACTGGCCAGACGCCTTCGGAGGGCGAGGTCTTTGCACGAGAGCTGGACTTTCGCTGGAGCTCCGAGAATAGAGGGATGGGTGGGGGTTCAGGAGTTCAAACCGTCCCATATCGGTTCAAGACTCGTCGGGCCCGGTATCTTAGGATCAGGTGCCAGAAAGAAACGGAATTGTGTGCCCTCTATGAAGTCCGCGTCCATCCGCCGAAAGCTCCGTAG
- a CDS encoding DnaJ domain-containing protein, with protein MANVNRTHYEVLGVPKNASQGDIKSAYRKLALKYHPDRAPGEGEKFLEASSAYEVLSDTARRQDYDRLLNLEAQGVAQGRASRRPTSRPSPRPDPPRRAAPPKAAPKGPGKPTPSEVAQLKTLFEKRRFREAETLAQSILDRDPRQAVAYGVLGEIVRQRGDLRKAAKLFALAVQMDTGNPYYLRRYEEVFKMAQMGIGKPEERQAKPRATIAPFVGFLVLAAASAYVVLSKEPAVFPEIALISTWTLGLMVMLLISGVAIGAAMSLGNMVDSLESATPYGSSRAAPAVGLLFVAVVNFWLAAVLFAQSCLVNKSFDYSTGRMLGAVGFAAASLSAASMLSPVAIDPLQTLLWGGNLAYLGAIIGWVGADSLREAR; from the coding sequence TTGGCCAACGTTAACCGGACCCATTATGAAGTGCTAGGCGTTCCAAAGAACGCCTCTCAAGGCGACATTAAGTCGGCCTACCGCAAGCTTGCGCTCAAGTATCACCCGGACCGGGCGCCCGGGGAAGGCGAGAAGTTCCTGGAAGCGTCCTCAGCCTACGAGGTGCTGAGCGACACCGCACGGCGACAGGACTACGATCGTCTGCTCAATCTTGAGGCTCAAGGGGTGGCGCAGGGCAGAGCTTCAAGGCGTCCGACCTCGCGCCCATCGCCCAGGCCTGATCCGCCGCGCCGCGCGGCCCCGCCCAAGGCCGCGCCGAAGGGGCCCGGCAAGCCGACTCCCTCCGAGGTGGCGCAGCTCAAGACTCTCTTTGAAAAGCGTCGGTTTCGCGAGGCTGAGACGCTTGCCCAGAGCATCCTCGACCGCGACCCCAGGCAGGCCGTGGCCTATGGTGTGCTCGGCGAGATCGTCCGACAGCGCGGCGACCTGAGGAAGGCGGCCAAGCTCTTTGCGCTGGCGGTCCAGATGGACACGGGAAACCCCTACTATCTGCGGCGCTACGAAGAGGTCTTCAAGATGGCGCAGATGGGCATCGGCAAGCCCGAAGAACGGCAGGCAAAGCCCCGCGCGACCATCGCACCGTTTGTGGGATTCCTGGTTCTGGCTGCCGCATCGGCTTATGTCGTGCTGAGCAAGGAGCCGGCGGTGTTCCCGGAGATTGCGCTGATCTCAACCTGGACGCTGGGCCTGATGGTGATGCTCCTCATTTCGGGGGTGGCGATCGGGGCGGCCATGAGCCTCGGCAACATGGTGGACAGCCTGGAATCCGCCACGCCCTATGGCTCAAGCCGGGCTGCTCCCGCGGTGGGGCTGCTCTTCGTGGCGGTGGTCAACTTCTGGCTGGCGGCGGTGCTGTTCGCTCAGTCGTGCCTGGTGAACAAGTCGTTCGATTACTCCACGGGGAGGATGCTCGGCGCCGTAGGGTTCGCGGCGGCTTCGCTCTCGGCGGCTTCGATGCTGTCGCCCGTCGCCATCGATCCTCTGCAGACCCTGCTTTGGGGTGGGAACCTGGCCTACCTGGGGGCGATCATCGGCTGGGTGGGGGCCGATTCGCTAAGGGAAGCGCGCTGA
- a CDS encoding NTP transferase domain-containing protein: MSPRAKVKAVVMAGGEGSRLRPVTAQRPKPLAPVGNRPIMEHILGLLSRHGITEVVSTLHYLADEVQNYFGDGSEFDVRMTYAIEDTPLGTAGSVNMARERLKDGSFVIVSGDCLTDCDLTKAIEFHRTKGSVATLVLARVPNPLEFGVVITDDEGRVVRFLEKPGWSEVFSDTVNTGMYILEPEVFELMEPGKIYDWSRDIFPELLQAGKPMFGFIMEGYWADLGSLTQYREAQRHLLAREVDLPVPGNEVTPGVFLGPGCMIDETAQLIPPLALGANCKIRAGAVIGPHTVIGDNALVEEGATIERSVIWDSAYVGPNVGIHSAICCSRVTIKKDATVGEDAVVGDRCLLDVGASIRPKVKLWPDKIIERGATVTMSLVWGHQWRVSLFRDLGVAGISNIEITPDLAVRLGAAYGSSLPPSSRVVTARDSTRSSRMIKRAMIAAFLGVGCDVSDMRSAAAPIVRHHTKAMGAAGAAYVRKLPGNTRVTLIELFDSRGAYLSRNMERKVENAHFREDFKRTDPEDLGVIDYTSRAIEGYQEDFFRLLDMPEPQRAMRVVCDYGYSPVASLYPAMLARMGIESVSLNAFNDAKLAPRHREDVERHVEHLRRIVDSLNYHLGVLFTEEGERLTVVDDRGRVLEGNKLLAAMGMLQSKAEPNSSIALSVAAPDRLVRLLEGSGSQVIRTKADVRSLMSAALDAGVSFAGDDRGGFIHPALHPGYDAMFGFARLVGLLKKTGLRLGEVIDEVPAFMMGYAQVKCPWEAKGSVMRSLTEFSREKERVDTLDGIKIYDGESWVLVLPDAVEPLFHVFAESPEQTQTDAYLDDYVRRIEAIRAASLA; the protein is encoded by the coding sequence ATGAGTCCGCGCGCAAAGGTCAAAGCAGTCGTGATGGCGGGGGGCGAGGGCTCCCGGCTTCGGCCCGTCACGGCGCAGCGCCCCAAACCCCTGGCGCCGGTCGGCAATCGGCCGATCATGGAGCACATTCTGGGGCTCCTGAGCCGGCATGGGATCACCGAAGTCGTCTCGACGCTGCACTACTTGGCCGACGAGGTTCAGAACTACTTCGGAGACGGGTCCGAGTTCGACGTGCGGATGACCTACGCCATCGAGGACACGCCCCTGGGCACGGCGGGCAGCGTGAATATGGCGCGCGAGCGGCTGAAAGACGGTTCGTTCGTGATCGTGTCCGGGGACTGTTTGACCGATTGCGATCTGACCAAAGCCATAGAATTCCACCGAACCAAGGGAAGCGTGGCGACGCTGGTACTGGCGCGCGTCCCGAATCCTCTGGAATTTGGCGTCGTGATCACCGACGACGAGGGCCGCGTGGTTCGGTTCCTTGAGAAGCCGGGCTGGTCGGAGGTGTTCAGCGACACGGTGAACACGGGCATGTACATCCTGGAGCCCGAGGTGTTCGAGCTCATGGAGCCTGGGAAGATCTACGACTGGAGCAGGGACATTTTCCCAGAGCTGCTTCAGGCGGGCAAGCCCATGTTCGGGTTCATCATGGAGGGTTACTGGGCGGACTTGGGGTCGCTCACACAGTATCGCGAGGCTCAGCGCCACCTTCTTGCGCGAGAGGTGGACCTTCCCGTGCCCGGCAACGAGGTGACGCCGGGCGTGTTCCTCGGGCCCGGATGCATGATCGATGAAACCGCACAGCTCATTCCGCCGCTGGCCCTGGGAGCGAACTGCAAAATCCGGGCGGGCGCGGTGATCGGGCCCCACACGGTGATCGGCGACAACGCCCTGGTGGAGGAGGGCGCGACCATCGAGCGCTCCGTGATCTGGGACAGCGCCTATGTGGGCCCAAACGTGGGAATCCACTCGGCGATCTGCTGTTCCCGGGTGACGATCAAGAAGGACGCGACCGTCGGCGAGGACGCGGTCGTTGGCGACCGCTGCCTGCTCGACGTCGGCGCCTCGATCCGGCCGAAGGTCAAGCTTTGGCCCGACAAGATCATCGAGCGCGGGGCGACGGTAACGATGTCGCTGGTCTGGGGCCACCAGTGGCGCGTCAGCCTGTTCCGGGACCTGGGCGTCGCCGGCATCAGCAACATTGAGATCACGCCGGACCTCGCAGTGCGGCTGGGCGCGGCGTATGGCTCAAGCCTCCCGCCCTCCAGCCGTGTCGTCACGGCCCGGGACAGCACGCGCAGCTCGCGCATGATCAAGCGCGCCATGATTGCGGCGTTCTTGGGTGTGGGCTGCGATGTCTCGGACATGCGTTCGGCGGCGGCGCCGATCGTGCGACATCACACGAAGGCAATGGGGGCGGCGGGGGCGGCGTATGTGCGCAAGCTGCCGGGGAATACCCGCGTGACGCTCATCGAGCTTTTCGACAGCCGCGGGGCCTACCTCTCGCGAAATATGGAGCGAAAGGTAGAGAACGCCCATTTCCGAGAGGACTTCAAGCGCACCGACCCCGAGGACCTGGGGGTGATTGACTACACGAGCAGGGCCATCGAGGGCTATCAGGAGGACTTCTTCCGGCTGCTCGATATGCCGGAGCCGCAGCGCGCGATGCGCGTGGTCTGCGATTACGGCTATAGCCCTGTGGCGTCGCTCTACCCGGCGATGCTGGCGCGGATGGGCATTGAATCGGTCAGCCTGAACGCCTTCAACGACGCCAAGTTGGCACCCCGGCATCGAGAGGATGTGGAGCGCCACGTAGAGCACCTGAGGCGCATCGTCGACTCGCTGAACTACCACCTGGGGGTGCTCTTCACCGAGGAGGGCGAGCGCCTCACGGTGGTGGACGACCGGGGACGGGTGCTAGAGGGAAACAAGCTTTTGGCGGCTATGGGGATGCTGCAATCCAAGGCAGAGCCCAACAGCTCGATCGCGCTGAGCGTGGCCGCACCGGACCGTTTGGTGAGGCTCTTGGAGGGGTCCGGGTCTCAGGTGATTCGCACCAAGGCGGACGTCCGCTCGCTGATGAGCGCGGCGCTCGATGCGGGTGTTTCGTTTGCAGGGGATGACCGCGGCGGGTTCATCCACCCGGCGCTGCATCCCGGCTACGACGCCATGTTTGGGTTCGCGAGACTGGTCGGATTGCTCAAAAAGACTGGTCTGCGACTAGGCGAAGTGATCGACGAGGTGCCCGCTTTCATGATGGGCTACGCCCAGGTGAAGTGCCCGTGGGAGGCCAAGGGATCGGTGATGCGCAGCCTGACGGAGTTCAGCCGTGAGAAGGAGCGCGTGGATACGCTGGACGGCATCAAGATCTACGACGGAGAGAGCTGGGTGCTGGTGCTGCCGGACGCGGTGGAGCCGCTGTTCCACGTGTTTGCCGAGAGCCCGGAGCAGACGCAGACGGATGCGTATTTGGACGACTATGTGCGGCGGATTGAGGCGATTCGGGCGGCGAGCTTGGCCTGA
- a CDS encoding class I SAM-dependent methyltransferase, whose product MSGFDPVAPFYDELMRVVPYGMWADYYKLLLARQDVYPEHLLEVCCGTGKVAEELVKEGFQVSGFDLSAPMVDEARRKAASKGLDIRYEVMDAATFDMGRTYDAAFSFFDSLNYITDPFAFAKAIKRVGAHLPSGASFIFDLNTAYAFEERMFDQRQMHPAAKLRYQWRGDWDPETRLIHVTMKFWRKGEELEIVHVQRAHSDEEVRGSLEAAGFGSVEVFHSYTLDRPRKNSDRVHYAAVKR is encoded by the coding sequence GTGTCCGGTTTCGACCCTGTAGCGCCGTTCTACGATGAGCTGATGCGCGTCGTGCCGTATGGCATGTGGGCCGACTACTACAAGCTCCTCCTCGCGCGGCAGGACGTTTATCCCGAGCATCTGCTCGAGGTCTGCTGCGGGACGGGCAAGGTCGCCGAGGAACTGGTGAAGGAGGGCTTTCAGGTCAGCGGGTTTGACCTCAGCGCTCCGATGGTGGATGAAGCGCGGCGCAAGGCGGCCTCGAAAGGTCTTGACATCCGCTATGAGGTGATGGACGCTGCGACCTTCGACATGGGGCGGACCTACGACGCGGCGTTCTCGTTTTTCGATAGCCTGAACTACATCACTGACCCGTTCGCGTTCGCCAAGGCGATCAAGCGGGTTGGCGCGCACCTGCCGAGCGGGGCCTCGTTCATCTTCGACCTGAATACCGCCTACGCTTTTGAAGAGCGGATGTTCGACCAGCGCCAAATGCACCCCGCTGCAAAGCTGCGCTACCAGTGGAGGGGCGACTGGGACCCCGAGACCCGGCTGATCCACGTGACGATGAAGTTTTGGCGAAAGGGGGAGGAGTTGGAGATCGTGCACGTGCAGCGGGCGCATTCCGACGAGGAGGTCCGGGGGTCTTTGGAGGCGGCAGGATTCGGGTCGGTCGAGGTGTTTCACAGCTACACGCTGGACCGGCCGAGGAAGAACAGCGATCGGGTTCATTACGCGGCGGTGAAGCGGTAG